The following DNA comes from Corynebacterium lizhenjunii.
GTACCGCTGTATTTGCGGCGTCCCGATGCCGTCCCACCCCAGCCCGCCCCGCGTTCTGCTGCTTTGCCGCCGCTGGAGCACCTGCAGCTTGGCGATGCCCCCGTCCCCTCCGCCACATCCGAGGCTTAGCCCATGCGGTTGCGTGAACTAACCCCTGCGGACGCCGCGCGCTGCGCGGAGCTAGAAAAAGTCCTTTTTGCCGGCGAGACCCCCTGGAGCGAGGAGATCTTCCGGGCCGACTTTGCCCGGCCCCACACTTTCTACTTCGGCGTCGAAGACGCGCCCGCGGTTGCAGCAGCCGCAGCAGCCACAGAAACCGCAGCCGCAGAAACCGTGGCCGCCAACGAGAACGCGCCCACGGCCGACTCAGTGCTGGTGGGCTACGCGGGCCTGGCCATGCTCGGCCCGGTGGCGGATCCCGAGTGGGAAATCTTGACCATCGGCGTGGACCCGGCGGCTCAGCGCCGCGGCGTGGCCCGGGCGATGATGGACAACATTTGCCACATCGCGGACCGCACTGATTCTCCGGTCTTTTTGGAGGTGCGCGTGGGCAACGACCCGGCCCTGCGCCTCTACGAGGCCTACGGTTTCATATACACCGGCATACGCCGCAACTATTACCAACCCTCCGGCGCGGACGCGCACACTATGGTCCGCCCGCGCAGTAGCGAAAGGCAGTAAACCACCATGATCATCTTGGGCCTGGAATCTTCCTGCGATGAAACCGGGGTGGGCATCGTTCGCCTAGATAGCGATGGCTACATGGACATCCTTGCCAATG
Coding sequences within:
- a CDS encoding GNAT family N-acetyltransferase, which gives rise to MRLRELTPADAARCAELEKVLFAGETPWSEEIFRADFARPHTFYFGVEDAPAVAAAAAATETAAAETVAANENAPTADSVLVGYAGLAMLGPVADPEWEILTIGVDPAAQRRGVARAMMDNICHIADRTDSPVFLEVRVGNDPALRLYEAYGFIYTGIRRNYYQPSGADAHTMVRPRSSERQ